Proteins from a genomic interval of Planctomycetota bacterium:
- a CDS encoding sensor domain-containing diguanylate cyclase, which produces MFITNDLFKVIVDNFCMGVYLTNPEGKITYWNQGAERLMGYTHSEVLGKYSRDILIKELPQNSYKAQYPVFRAISTDLPVREEAIYFRKDGHPIAVYTYTSTLKDCNNQTVGTAEVFWDNITNFEHMRKMEQLKRLSLMDHLTNVGNRRYGEINLGIKLNSLRSYGYNFGVLFIDVDDLKHINDTRGHSAGDKVLKETASVLYRNTRVTDHLSRFGGDEFLLISSSESESDLHNIKTHIRRAVEGIPVQLGPDMVRIGLSMGLSMAQPDDTMKTLIARVDKLMYADKQSRARYSPSAHFECSY; this is translated from the coding sequence ATGTTTATTACCAACGACCTGTTTAAGGTTATCGTGGATAATTTCTGTATGGGCGTGTACCTGACCAACCCCGAGGGGAAAATCACCTATTGGAACCAGGGCGCGGAACGGCTGATGGGCTATACCCATTCGGAGGTGCTGGGCAAATACTCCCGGGATATCCTGATAAAAGAACTGCCCCAGAATAGTTATAAGGCGCAATATCCTGTTTTCCGGGCAATCTCCACGGACCTGCCTGTCCGGGAGGAGGCCATTTATTTCCGCAAAGACGGACATCCGATTGCCGTCTATACCTACACCAGCACTCTTAAAGATTGTAACAACCAAACCGTTGGAACGGCTGAGGTCTTTTGGGATAATATCACTAATTTCGAGCATATGAGAAAAATGGAACAACTAAAACGGCTCTCGCTTATGGACCATCTGACCAATGTGGGCAACCGCCGGTACGGCGAGATTAACCTGGGCATCAAGCTGAATTCCCTGCGCAGTTACGGCTATAATTTCGGGGTGCTCTTTATCGACGTTGACGACCTGAAGCATATTAATGACACCCGGGGCCATTCAGCCGGCGACAAGGTGCTTAAGGAAACGGCCTCGGTGCTTTACCGGAATACCCGGGTGACCGACCATTTAAGCCGGTTCGGCGGCGATGAATTCCTGCTCATTTCATCGTCCGAATCGGAAAGCGACCTGCATAACATAAAAACGCATATCCGCCGGGCCGTGGAGGGAATCCCGGTCCAGCTCGGGCCGGATATGGTTCGGATTGGATTATCCATGGGCCTGAGCATGGCTCAGCCGGATGATACCATGAAAACCCTGATCGCCCGGGTTGACAAACTGATGTACGCGGACAAACAATCCCGGGCCCGGTATTCCCCCAGCGCCCATTTTGAATGCTCCTACTGA
- a CDS encoding sigma-54-dependent Fis family transcriptional regulator has protein sequence MQQNILLVEDDRIVRDSTAELLTHAGYRVSAVDDGPIALELSRKMQFSGIILDLTLPTMHGLEVLERLQKNLIYAPIIILTADSNHRNAIRAIKSGATDYITKPFDADELLDILNKSISRYNGVIDEVFKSERIIGDSPAIRKTLDLIRKSADSDANVLIYGETGTGKDLAARTIHLQGRRKDKPFVKIDCATLPEEIIESELFGHNKGAFTGAVDSYTGRFTRANTGTIFLDEISNLSLRTQAKLLNIIQDREITPLRSTAKIKIDIRIISATNRKLENEIKDGRFRKDLFYRLGVIPLNMAPLREHRDDIDPLCGYFIGKFAALEHKPAREIEPAALEILAKYDWPGNVRELSNLINQMLVIPDSTVIRVEDLPANILESRNVAADSAQVGLPFGLRDSTRLSEFDRIKQILNKTNGNKTKAAKLLGISRVTLHKKIQQNHIRNPF, from the coding sequence ATGCAACAGAATATTCTGCTGGTTGAAGACGACCGGATAGTGCGGGACAGCACCGCTGAGCTATTGACCCATGCCGGGTACCGGGTCTCGGCGGTGGACGACGGCCCGATTGCCCTGGAATTGAGCCGCAAGATGCAATTCAGCGGCATTATCCTGGATTTAACCCTGCCGACAATGCACGGGCTGGAGGTATTGGAACGGCTCCAGAAAAACCTCATCTACGCGCCGATAATCATCCTAACCGCGGACAGCAATCACAGGAACGCCATCCGGGCCATCAAATCCGGAGCGACCGACTACATTACCAAGCCGTTTGACGCCGATGAATTACTGGATATACTGAATAAATCCATCAGCCGGTATAACGGCGTTATCGACGAGGTATTCAAGTCCGAACGGATTATCGGCGACTCCCCGGCCATCCGCAAAACCCTGGACCTGATCAGGAAATCGGCTGACTCCGACGCCAACGTCCTGATTTACGGCGAGACCGGGACCGGGAAGGATTTGGCGGCCCGAACCATTCACCTGCAGGGCCGGCGGAAAGACAAGCCCTTTGTCAAAATCGACTGCGCCACCCTGCCCGAGGAAATCATAGAAAGCGAACTATTCGGCCACAATAAGGGGGCGTTTACCGGAGCGGTCGATTCCTACACCGGCCGGTTTACCCGGGCCAACACCGGCACTATCTTCCTTGATGAAATCAGCAACCTGTCCCTGCGGACCCAGGCCAAACTGCTCAATATTATCCAGGACCGGGAAATCACCCCCCTGCGCAGCACGGCTAAAATCAAGATAGATATCCGGATTATTTCCGCCACCAACCGGAAACTGGAGAACGAGATAAAGGACGGCCGGTTCCGGAAAGACCTCTTTTACCGGCTGGGCGTCATCCCGTTAAACATGGCCCCGCTGAGGGAACACCGGGATGATATCGACCCGCTCTGCGGATATTTTATCGGCAAATTCGCCGCCCTGGAGCACAAGCCGGCCCGGGAAATAGAGCCGGCGGCCCTGGAGATACTGGCAAAATACGACTGGCCCGGCAATGTCCGCGAACTGTCCAATCTTATCAACCAGATGCTGGTCATACCGGATAGCACTGTCATCAGGGTCGAGGATTTGCCGGCTAACATATTGGAGTCCCGGAATGTGGCGGCTGACAGCGCCCAGGTCGGCCTGCCGTTCGGGCTCAGGGATTCCACCCGGCTGTCGGAATTCGACCGGATCAAGCAGATCTTAAATAAGACCAACGGCAATAAAACCAAGGCCGCCAAACTCCTCGGAATCTCCCGCGTGACACTCCATAAAAAGATACAGCAAAACCATATCCGGAATCCGTTCTGA
- a CDS encoding YraN family protein, producing the protein MLRDKSQYVTNVSIGSKGELLAEAFLKKQGYRIVERNFRCKFGEIDIIGFKKGVLSFIEVKTRSSDQFGLPIDSVDKAKQKRLIRLANYYLYKKKAQPDLPCRFDVVSILMKKDKPEIEFIPNAFAQP; encoded by the coding sequence ATGCTACGGGATAAGAGCCAGTACGTCACTAACGTTTCTATTGGCTCTAAGGGTGAACTCCTGGCCGAGGCATTCCTGAAGAAACAGGGCTATCGGATTGTCGAGCGTAATTTCAGATGCAAGTTCGGCGAGATTGACATTATCGGCTTCAAGAAAGGCGTGCTGTCGTTTATTGAGGTCAAGACCCGCTCGTCAGACCAATTCGGCCTGCCGATTGATTCCGTGGACAAGGCCAAGCAGAAGCGTCTCATCCGCCTGGCTAATTATTACCTCTACAAGAAAAAGGCCCAGCCCGACCTGCCCTGCCGGTTTGATGTGGTGTCCATATTAATGAAGAAAGACAAACCGGAGATTGAATTCATTCCTAATGCCTTTGCCCAGCCGTGA